In Opitutus sp., one genomic interval encodes:
- a CDS encoding IS630 family transposase — MVVFMDEGRFGRISNLTDCWAPAPIRPKVPRQVVRESLYAFAAVAPERGELVHRLSPKCNTAAMSLFLLDLLGAWPDEPLLLVLDGAGWHKARSLPVPERLRLWHLPPYCPECNPSEHIWDETREKGFANQLFATLADVEVRLKTPLEELAADSNRLRSLTFFPWLAS; from the coding sequence CTGGTGGTGTTCATGGACGAGGGACGTTTTGGACGCATCAGCAATCTGACCGATTGCTGGGCTCCTGCACCCATTCGCCCCAAGGTGCCCCGCCAAGTAGTCCGGGAGTCGTTGTATGCCTTTGCGGCTGTCGCGCCCGAACGCGGCGAACTGGTTCATCGACTTTCCCCCAAATGCAACACCGCCGCCATGTCGTTGTTCCTGCTAGACCTGCTCGGTGCCTGGCCCGATGAGCCGCTCTTGCTCGTACTTGATGGCGCGGGCTGGCACAAGGCGCGGTCTTTGCCGGTGCCTGAGCGACTTCGTCTCTGGCACCTGCCTCCCTATTGCCCTGAATGCAACCCGAGCGAACACATCTGGGACGAAACTCGGGAAAAGGGCTTTGCCAACCAGCTCTTTGCCACCCTTGCCGATGTTGAAGTTCGGCTAAAAACCCCACTGGAGGAACTCGCGGCCGACTCCAATCGCCTGCGTAGCCTCACCTTCTTCCCTTGGCTTGCCTCCTAG
- a CDS encoding winged helix-turn-helix domain-containing protein, producing MRPPKDFPGDTAERMRVLLRRAKDIAEQRRIQAVLMRASDALPPTKIAELTGLSVHSVRVLHSRFLREGEACVIGRPGRGGRRRTLLTADQTKTLLDRHAPAAAQGGIVVANVFKRDYEELVGHKVALSSIYRLLAKAGWRKLAPRPSHPKKDPAAEAAFKKTSPRK from the coding sequence ATGCGCCCACCTAAAGATTTTCCGGGGGATACCGCCGAGCGAATGAGGGTCTTGCTTCGCCGAGCCAAGGACATTGCAGAGCAACGGCGCATCCAAGCGGTTTTGATGCGAGCTTCAGATGCGTTACCCCCAACCAAGATTGCCGAGTTGACCGGTTTGAGCGTGCACTCGGTGCGTGTGCTTCATTCCCGGTTTTTGCGCGAGGGTGAGGCCTGCGTGATCGGTCGGCCCGGGCGAGGTGGACGCAGGCGCACGTTGTTAACCGCTGACCAGACCAAGACGCTGCTTGATCGGCACGCTCCGGCCGCGGCCCAGGGAGGCATCGTCGTGGCCAATGTCTTTAAGCGGGATTACGAAGAGCTGGTCGGGCACAAGGTCGCCCTCTCCAGCATCTATCGCCTGCTGGCCAAGGCTGGCTGGCGTAAACTCGCGCCCAGGCCCAGTCACCCCAAGAAGGATCCGGCAGCGGAGGCGGCTTTTAAAAAAACTTCGCCGCGGAAGTAG
- a CDS encoding helix-turn-helix transcriptional regulator, producing MAEESGCRQMAAAAGLSIPHYSDLFRRATGYPPVEYFLRLKIQRACQLLDTTELRVNEVAAAVGWTDPFYFSRFFRKITGQSPRV from the coding sequence ATGGCCGAGGAGTCCGGGTGCAGGCAGATGGCTGCGGCGGCGGGGCTCTCGATCCCGCATTATAGCGACCTGTTCCGTCGGGCGACCGGGTATCCGCCCGTTGAGTACTTTTTACGGTTAAAAATCCAGCGCGCCTGCCAACTGCTCGACACCACCGAACTGCGGGTCAACGAGGTGGCGGCGGCCGTGGGCTGGACCGACCCGTTTTATTTCTCGCGGTTTTTCAGGAAAATCACTGGTCAATCGCCCCGTGTGTGA
- a CDS encoding IS21 family transposase, translating into MIDYELYCRIKQAEAAGHSAPQIARSLQLHVQTVRRWQAQEKYVRSQAAQMPRPSKLDVYKPAIARWLEAHPFTAMQLWQKVRERGYTGGYSILKDYVRRVRPRNLEAFLTLKFAPGQTAQVDWGSFGAVEVDGTRRALSFFVMVLGYSRFLHVEFTLGQGQEWWLGCHRRAFEKLGGVPREVMVDNCKTAVLSHVPGTDPVYNAQYLDFARHYGFTIKACGPGHPQSKGMVENAVGYVKKSFLGGRQMNGFTELGPAASLWLETVANVRVHAETQGRPVDRLPEERAALLPLNPVASPAVRTLSVRASRRCRVSIETNRYSVPTKFAGALLTAQIEGAQVRFYADRTLVAEHARSFARRADVENPEHVRELEERKRQGARQRLRLRFLELSPAAPAYQRGLEERRLNAGHHLATIVGLVALYGTEAVGRAIESAHELGAYSSDYILNLLEQRARALPQAGPIHLTRADAVAALELELCPPDLSPYTL; encoded by the coding sequence GTGATCGATTACGAACTGTATTGCCGGATAAAACAGGCGGAGGCGGCCGGTCACAGTGCGCCGCAAATCGCCCGCTCGCTCCAGTTGCACGTGCAGACGGTGAGGCGCTGGCAGGCGCAGGAAAAGTACGTGCGCAGCCAGGCCGCGCAGATGCCTAGGCCAAGCAAGCTCGACGTGTACAAGCCGGCGATCGCGCGGTGGCTGGAGGCCCATCCGTTCACCGCCATGCAGCTCTGGCAAAAGGTGCGCGAGCGGGGGTACACGGGCGGGTATTCAATTTTGAAAGACTACGTGCGGCGGGTGCGGCCGAGGAACCTGGAGGCGTTTCTTACCCTCAAGTTTGCCCCCGGCCAGACCGCGCAGGTGGACTGGGGCAGTTTTGGCGCGGTGGAGGTGGACGGCACCCGGCGGGCTTTAAGTTTTTTCGTCATGGTTTTGGGGTACAGCCGGTTCCTGCATGTGGAATTTACCCTCGGGCAGGGCCAGGAGTGGTGGCTGGGCTGTCACCGGCGCGCCTTTGAAAAACTCGGCGGGGTGCCGCGCGAGGTGATGGTGGACAACTGCAAGACGGCCGTCCTCTCGCATGTGCCCGGGACCGACCCGGTGTACAACGCCCAGTACCTGGACTTTGCCCGGCACTACGGGTTTACGATAAAAGCGTGCGGGCCGGGGCATCCGCAGTCCAAGGGCATGGTGGAAAACGCGGTGGGTTACGTGAAAAAAAGCTTCCTTGGCGGGAGGCAGATGAATGGGTTTACCGAGCTGGGGCCGGCCGCCAGCTTGTGGCTGGAAACGGTGGCCAACGTGCGCGTGCACGCTGAAACCCAGGGCCGGCCGGTGGACCGGCTGCCCGAGGAGCGCGCTGCGCTCCTGCCGCTTAACCCGGTGGCCAGTCCGGCGGTGCGCACCTTAAGCGTGCGGGCGTCGCGGCGGTGCCGGGTGAGTATCGAAACGAACCGCTACTCGGTGCCCACGAAGTTTGCCGGGGCGCTACTCACCGCGCAGATCGAGGGGGCGCAGGTGAGGTTTTATGCGGACCGCACCCTGGTGGCCGAGCATGCCCGCAGTTTTGCCCGCCGCGCCGATGTGGAAAACCCCGAGCATGTGCGCGAACTCGAGGAGCGCAAACGGCAGGGGGCGCGGCAGCGCCTGCGGCTACGGTTTTTGGAACTGAGCCCGGCGGCACCCGCCTACCAACGGGGGCTGGAGGAGCGCCGGCTCAACGCGGGACACCACCTGGCGACTATCGTGGGTTTGGTGGCCCTGTATGGAACGGAGGCAGTCGGCCGGGCGATCGAAAGCGCCCATGAACTCGGCGCCTACTCCAGCGATTACATCCTCAACTTGCTCGAACAACGCGCGCGGGCCTTGCCGCAAGCCGGGCCGATCCACCTCACCCGCGCCGACGCGGTGGCCGCGTTGGAACTCGAACTGTGTCCCCCGGATTTAAGCCCCTACACTCTATGA
- a CDS encoding ATP-binding protein — protein sequence MKTEPEKTDLLKDQLKYLKLGYLLRHHGELTAEAAKARCSHAEFLRRLVQAETQDRQIRALERRIQAARFPVKKTVDQFQWDWPKELNEAQVRHLFELGFVKERTNAVFCGGVGLGKTHLASALGYAACQAGYTVLFTTAVDAINALVTAQSLHRLQAELKRYMTPAVLVLDEVGYLPLDKSGADLLFQIVSQRYERGSLIVTTNKAYKHWAGIFNNDAGITAAILDRLLHRAQTVVIEGKSYRMKDRLADEPAS from the coding sequence ATGAAAACAGAACCCGAAAAAACCGATTTATTAAAAGATCAACTCAAGTACCTGAAACTCGGTTACCTGCTGCGCCACCACGGCGAACTCACGGCCGAGGCGGCCAAGGCGCGCTGTTCGCACGCCGAGTTTTTACGCCGACTGGTGCAGGCCGAGACCCAGGACCGCCAGATCCGGGCGCTGGAGCGGCGTATCCAGGCGGCGCGCTTCCCGGTCAAGAAAACCGTCGACCAGTTCCAGTGGGACTGGCCCAAGGAGTTGAACGAAGCGCAGGTGCGGCACCTCTTCGAACTGGGCTTTGTCAAGGAGCGCACCAACGCGGTGTTTTGCGGTGGTGTGGGGCTCGGTAAAACACACCTCGCGAGCGCGTTGGGCTACGCGGCCTGCCAGGCGGGTTACACGGTGCTGTTTACGACGGCGGTGGACGCGATCAACGCCCTGGTCACCGCCCAGTCCCTGCACCGGTTGCAAGCCGAGTTAAAGCGTTACATGACCCCTGCGGTGCTCGTGCTCGATGAGGTCGGCTACCTGCCGCTCGACAAGTCGGGGGCCGACCTGCTCTTCCAGATCGTCAGCCAACGCTACGAACGCGGCTCGCTGATCGTCACCACCAACAAGGCCTACAAACACTGGGCAGGGATCTTTAACAACGACGCTGGCATCACCGCGGCGATCCTGGACCGCCTGCTGCACCGGGCCCAGACCGTCGTCATCGAGGGCAAATCCTACCGCATGAAAGACCGCCTGGCCGACGAACCTGCAAGCTGA
- a CDS encoding transposase has protein sequence MAALVSPCRGTLTNLICLCGRAQQDWTADYRLYSRDRVKPAGLFRTVLHELEVNLPALTPLVAAIDDTLVRKTGVKIDGVGWKRDPLGPAFQTNLVRGQRYVQLSAAWPGSDGHARMIPVDFTHAPTPPKPGKKATTDEVQQYTEKKKQQRLNVVALARIQQLRQALPDTRKLVVAGDGSYTNAVVLKGLPAKTVYIGRIRRDAVLNALPGPPAATGRPPVYGAPVQTPEELRTDDTVAWQSVEAYAAGKKHTFKIKTLGPVLWRKAGATLPLQVMVIAPVGYRLRAGSKLLYRQPAFLVCTDPDMPVGDQLQYYLWRWGIEGNFRDEKTLIGTGQAQLRTAASNRNQPAATVAAYALLLIAALLFGDPAGQTPDPPPHLRPPKWRTHSSGASPATSSTGDLLRTLRSECWADQIAPESFSDFTSTDPPSTNSSKAPPFLAEALFRAA, from the coding sequence ATGGCGGCACTGGTTTCACCGTGCCGGGGGACTCTTACCAACCTGATTTGTCTGTGCGGGCGTGCCCAGCAGGACTGGACGGCCGACTACCGGTTGTATTCGCGTGACCGGGTGAAGCCGGCGGGGCTTTTCCGCACGGTCCTCCATGAGCTTGAGGTAAACCTGCCGGCGCTTACCCCGTTGGTGGCCGCCATCGATGACACCCTGGTACGCAAAACCGGGGTCAAGATCGACGGCGTCGGCTGGAAACGCGATCCGCTCGGCCCCGCGTTCCAAACCAACCTGGTGCGCGGCCAGCGCTATGTGCAACTCTCTGCGGCCTGGCCTGGTTCCGACGGACACGCCCGGATGATTCCGGTGGATTTCACCCACGCGCCGACGCCGCCAAAGCCGGGTAAAAAAGCCACTACCGACGAGGTTCAGCAGTACACGGAGAAGAAAAAACAGCAGCGGCTTAATGTCGTCGCGCTCGCCCGCATCCAGCAGCTTCGCCAGGCGCTGCCAGACACGCGCAAACTGGTGGTCGCCGGCGATGGCAGTTACACCAATGCGGTCGTACTCAAGGGCCTGCCCGCCAAGACCGTTTATATCGGCCGGATCCGCCGGGACGCCGTGCTCAACGCCCTGCCTGGACCACCCGCGGCCACCGGTCGCCCGCCGGTCTATGGCGCGCCGGTCCAGACCCCGGAAGAGCTGCGCACCGACGACACCGTGGCCTGGCAAAGCGTCGAGGCTTATGCGGCCGGAAAAAAGCACACCTTTAAAATCAAGACCCTCGGGCCGGTGCTGTGGCGTAAAGCCGGGGCGACGCTCCCGTTGCAAGTCATGGTGATCGCCCCGGTGGGCTACCGATTGCGCGCAGGCTCGAAGCTGCTCTATCGCCAGCCTGCCTTCTTGGTTTGCACCGACCCGGATATGCCCGTGGGTGACCAACTCCAGTATTACCTCTGGCGTTGGGGCATCGAGGGAAACTTCCGGGATGAGAAAACCCTGATCGGCACCGGCCAGGCACAACTGCGCACCGCCGCCTCCAACCGCAACCAACCCGCCGCCACCGTCGCCGCCTATGCGCTGTTGTTAATCGCCGCCCTGCTCTTCGGCGATCCTGCGGGGCAAACCCCTGATCCGCCGCCGCATCTTCGCCCGCCCAAATGGCGCACGCACTCTTCGGGCGCCTCGCCTGCGACCAGTTCCACGGGGGACCTCTTGCGCACCCTGCGCAGCGAATGCTGGGCCGACCAGATCGCCCCAGAGAGTTTCTCCGACTTCACGTCGACCGACCCTCCCTCCACGAACTCATCAAAAGCGCCACCCTTCTTGGCTGAAGCACTCTTCCGCGCTGCGTAA
- a CDS encoding IS630 family transposase — protein MRKAAPVNLKEEQKAELSAWAKRGGTPQKHAQRCRIVLLAAEGNGNEWIGNKLGMSRQKVARWRGRYLESGLPGLLRDRAGRGRRAKIKPEDKAELIRRTLEETPPMATQWSTRRMAAVSGLAASSVGLIWRNHGVKPHLVRGFKLSKDKRFVEKLEEIVGLYLNAPEHALVLCCDEKSQIQALDRSQPGLPLRQGKVATQTHDYKRHGTTTLFAALNMADGKVIGTCQKRHRHQEWLKFLRLIDASTPPDKPLHLIVDNYATHKHEKVRRWLAKHPRFTIHFTPTSASWLNMVERFFRDLTVNRLRRSIFRSLDELLAAIETYLADHNRSPKPFIWTAKASDILAKVQRARSSINNK, from the coding sequence ATGAGAAAAGCAGCCCCAGTTAATTTGAAGGAGGAGCAGAAGGCCGAATTGAGCGCATGGGCGAAACGAGGCGGCACACCGCAGAAGCATGCCCAGCGGTGCCGGATCGTGCTGCTTGCCGCTGAAGGCAACGGCAACGAATGGATCGGCAATAAGTTGGGAATGAGTCGGCAGAAGGTGGCGCGCTGGCGGGGGCGTTATTTGGAGTCGGGGTTGCCGGGACTGCTACGGGACCGTGCCGGGCGAGGTCGTCGCGCCAAGATCAAGCCGGAGGACAAGGCCGAACTGATACGGCGCACACTGGAGGAAACACCTCCCATGGCGACACAGTGGAGCACGCGGCGCATGGCGGCAGTCAGCGGACTGGCCGCCAGCAGCGTAGGCTTGATCTGGCGCAACCACGGAGTGAAACCGCACCTGGTGCGGGGCTTCAAATTATCGAAGGACAAGCGCTTTGTGGAGAAGCTCGAGGAGATCGTCGGGCTCTATCTCAACGCCCCCGAGCACGCCTTGGTTTTGTGCTGCGATGAAAAAAGCCAGATCCAAGCTCTGGACCGCAGCCAACCCGGCCTGCCTTTGCGACAAGGCAAGGTGGCAACCCAAACCCACGACTATAAGCGTCACGGCACCACAACACTCTTCGCCGCCCTCAATATGGCCGACGGAAAGGTCATCGGTACCTGCCAAAAACGCCACCGCCATCAGGAATGGTTGAAGTTCCTGCGCCTGATCGACGCGAGCACCCCGCCCGACAAGCCCCTGCACCTCATCGTCGACAACTATGCCACCCACAAGCACGAGAAGGTCCGCCGCTGGCTGGCCAAGCACCCTCGTTTCACGATCCACTTTACCCCAACGTCGGCTTCCTGGCTGAACATGGTCGAACGCTTTTTCCGTGATCTTACCGTCAATCGCCTCCGCCGCAGCATCTTCAGGAGCCTCGACGAACTGCTCGCTGCCATCGAAACCTACTTGGCCGATCATAACCGCTCGCCCAAACCCTTCATCTGGACTGCCAAGGCCTCCGACATCCTCGCCAAGGTTCAGCGCGCCCGCTCATCGATCAATAATAAGTAG
- a CDS encoding transposase has product MPTRLGTLELRVPQDRDGLFTTEVFALYQRSEKALL; this is encoded by the coding sequence CTGCCCACCCGGCTGGGCACACTGGAGCTGCGTGTGCCGCAGGACCGGGATGGACTGTTTACCACCGAAGTGTTCGCGCTTTACCAACGTAGTGAGAAGGCGCTGCTTTAA
- a CDS encoding IS5 family transposase produces MSLNQYTFFGDHASLESLTQHGDRLVELAKYIRWEPLVVVAGKIWRAGADKKAPCGAKPWDAGVMVRVLVLKRLYNLSDEQMEYQLRNRLSFLRFAGLGLGDAVPDSRTIWLYADQLAKADGARELFEAFNRQLAERGLLVKEGVMVDATFVAVPKQRNSREDNTKIKQGETPPGWLKQPNKLARKDVDARWTQKNGQSFYGYKNHVKMGAKTKMIHAFIVPPASTHDSQVMADLLTPGDSAVHADSA; encoded by the coding sequence ATGAGCCTGAATCAATATACATTCTTTGGAGATCACGCGTCGCTGGAGTCCTTGACGCAGCACGGCGACCGCCTGGTGGAGTTGGCCAAATATATCCGGTGGGAGCCATTGGTGGTGGTGGCCGGAAAAATCTGGCGTGCGGGGGCGGACAAAAAAGCACCGTGCGGAGCCAAGCCGTGGGATGCCGGTGTGATGGTGCGGGTGCTGGTGCTCAAACGCCTGTATAATCTTTCCGACGAGCAGATGGAGTATCAACTCAGGAACCGCTTGTCGTTCTTGCGCTTCGCCGGACTCGGTTTGGGCGACGCGGTGCCGGACAGCCGCACGATTTGGCTGTATGCCGATCAGTTGGCCAAGGCGGATGGTGCCCGGGAGCTGTTCGAGGCGTTCAACCGGCAGTTGGCCGAAAGGGGCTTGCTGGTGAAGGAGGGCGTCATGGTGGACGCCACGTTTGTCGCGGTGCCGAAGCAGCGCAACTCGCGTGAAGACAACACGAAGATCAAACAAGGCGAGACTCCGCCGGGGTGGCTCAAGCAGCCGAATAAACTGGCGCGTAAAGATGTAGACGCGAGATGGACGCAGAAAAACGGCCAGTCGTTTTACGGCTACAAGAATCACGTGAAAATGGGCGCCAAAACCAAAATGATTCATGCGTTTATCGTGCCCCCGGCCTCCACCCACGACAGCCAGGTGATGGCGGATTTGCTCACCCCCGGTGATAGTGCGGTGCATGCGGACTCGGCCTAA
- a CDS encoding transposase, whose translation MHNYIHEKGSRAAPLTEEQQLANTRKSKARARVEHPFAFMEKSLGRISNRGVGRVRNEYQIGMMNRCYNLCRCVQLVTGRAQCTA comes from the coding sequence GTGCACAATTACATCCACGAGAAAGGCAGCCGAGCGGCCCCACTGACCGAAGAGCAACAGCTGGCCAACACCCGCAAGTCGAAGGCGCGGGCGCGGGTCGAACACCCTTTTGCGTTCATGGAAAAGTCCCTCGGGCGCATTTCTAACCGTGGAGTCGGCCGGGTTCGCAACGAGTATCAGATCGGCATGATGAACCGGTGCTACAACCTGTGCCGTTGCGTGCAACTGGTCACCGGTCGGGCTCAATGCACTGCCTGA
- a CDS encoding LacI family DNA-binding transcriptional regulator, whose amino-acid sequence MSAELLHKLKSITGCSRATIYRALQGSPLVSSATREKVQVAAQQIGFLLNPLVGEWMARVRNPEARLSRMPMLYLAGHSRAEYAKNFFLTAAWIAARQRARELGFSIEIFYLNHRTDGSERTVDQIRKRGIRAIILARFPPGSPPVKLPWDELSVVAIGFTGDHPPVHTLASHGFETMRHVMEELRQRGYRRPGYVGSLVTEKIGGSRHTADFLACRESFPEALEVPPLRLVMEGDLAPCKAAYLLWFRRYRPDVVVSGGIAEYLAWLHEEGLRIPEEVGYFHLGLRKNLPATRHAAGIPQPGAELGRSAVDTLAAMLYHGETGLPARADIVQTFADSFVEGRTLRAPQKEMIRA is encoded by the coding sequence ATGTCCGCCGAGCTACTCCATAAATTGAAGTCCATTACCGGTTGTTCCCGAGCTACGATTTACCGCGCATTACAGGGCAGCCCGCTGGTCAGCTCGGCTACCCGGGAAAAGGTGCAGGTTGCGGCTCAACAAATCGGGTTCCTGCTCAATCCACTGGTGGGCGAGTGGATGGCTCGCGTGCGCAACCCCGAGGCCAGGCTTTCTCGCATGCCGATGCTCTACTTGGCCGGCCACAGCCGCGCGGAATATGCTAAGAATTTTTTCCTCACCGCCGCCTGGATTGCGGCGCGCCAGCGGGCGCGCGAGCTCGGATTCTCGATCGAGATTTTCTATCTCAATCACCGCACCGATGGCTCGGAGCGCACGGTGGACCAGATCCGCAAGCGCGGCATCCGGGCGATCATCCTTGCGCGCTTCCCGCCGGGCTCGCCACCGGTCAAGCTGCCATGGGATGAGCTATCGGTGGTGGCGATCGGCTTTACCGGAGATCACCCGCCGGTGCACACGTTGGCCTCACACGGATTTGAAACGATGCGCCACGTCATGGAGGAGCTGCGCCAGCGTGGCTATCGGCGGCCCGGCTATGTCGGCAGCTTGGTCACAGAAAAAATCGGTGGTAGCCGGCACACTGCGGATTTTTTGGCCTGTCGCGAATCGTTTCCCGAGGCGCTGGAGGTGCCGCCTTTGCGACTGGTAATGGAGGGAGACCTCGCCCCGTGCAAGGCCGCGTATTTGCTGTGGTTCCGGAGATATCGCCCGGATGTGGTCGTGAGCGGCGGCATCGCCGAGTATCTGGCATGGCTGCACGAGGAAGGGCTGAGAATCCCGGAGGAGGTCGGCTATTTTCACCTCGGCCTTCGCAAGAATCTTCCGGCGACCCGGCATGCTGCGGGGATCCCGCAACCGGGCGCGGAACTTGGGCGCAGTGCGGTGGATACGCTGGCCGCGATGCTCTACCACGGCGAAACCGGACTGCCTGCTCGGGCCGATATTGTGCAGACTTTCGCCGATTCGTTCGTGGAGGGGCGCACGCTGCGCGCGCCCCAAAAGGAGATGATCCGGGCATGA
- a CDS encoding LacI family DNA-binding transcriptional regulator: MKATLISVSKEAGVSSMTVSRVIHNHPTVAKETRLRVLAVLQKQGYRRNPFHSAWNVSRRGDRVAYRAMIMFLCGEPEASLENRPWMAAIWQGVRERAKTLDLTAGYFHVNPANPGWRRIGSILGARGVNGVVFGPLAAECAPIAMPLDNLAVAAADYCQPLTQVHRAAQHHYDEMQRVFSRLLAAGYTQPGMVGPSAPDARACQWMGAFIERQLWLPAKHQVPSLRLGGPGAEQEFRRWCREFRPDVVVTALGEVVRWREALPCSHPMPPDLFLLDLDGPLSMEWGTPSAPPTRSQNLTGLVYPGALIGAAAVNLMATQLRQYEQGLAAMPQTVRILSRFQEGNSCRLGKELGVEGRLRR, translated from the coding sequence ATGAAGGCGACCCTCATTTCAGTCTCCAAAGAGGCCGGAGTGTCGAGCATGACCGTGTCCCGGGTGATCCACAATCATCCCACGGTCGCGAAAGAAACGCGTTTACGGGTGCTAGCGGTTCTGCAAAAGCAGGGCTACCGGCGCAATCCGTTCCATTCGGCCTGGAACGTCAGCAGGCGCGGCGACCGGGTCGCTTACCGAGCAATGATTATGTTTCTCTGCGGCGAACCGGAAGCGAGCTTGGAGAACCGGCCATGGATGGCCGCGATCTGGCAGGGAGTGCGGGAACGGGCAAAGACGTTGGACCTCACAGCGGGTTACTTTCACGTGAATCCCGCTAATCCGGGCTGGAGGCGTATCGGCAGCATTCTCGGCGCCCGCGGGGTGAACGGCGTGGTGTTCGGGCCCTTGGCGGCGGAATGTGCTCCCATCGCAATGCCCTTGGATAATCTGGCGGTTGCCGCTGCGGATTATTGCCAACCTCTCACTCAAGTTCACCGGGCGGCCCAGCACCATTACGACGAGATGCAGCGCGTCTTCTCGAGGTTGCTTGCGGCGGGCTATACGCAGCCGGGTATGGTCGGCCCTAGTGCTCCTGACGCCCGCGCCTGCCAGTGGATGGGCGCCTTCATTGAGCGCCAATTATGGCTGCCTGCGAAGCATCAAGTTCCCTCATTGCGTTTGGGTGGCCCGGGTGCGGAGCAGGAGTTCCGCCGTTGGTGCCGCGAATTCCGTCCGGACGTGGTGGTGACCGCGCTGGGCGAAGTCGTCCGTTGGCGCGAGGCGTTGCCGTGTAGCCACCCCATGCCTCCCGACCTTTTCCTGCTCGATCTCGATGGCCCGTTATCAATGGAATGGGGCACTCCTTCCGCCCCCCCAACCCGCAGCCAGAATCTTACCGGTCTCGTTTATCCCGGAGCCCTGATCGGTGCCGCGGCTGTGAATTTAATGGCTACCCAGTTGCGACAATACGAACAGGGCCTTGCCGCAATGCCCCAAACCGTCCGTATCTTGAGCCGTTTCCAGGAAGGCAACAGCTGCCGCTTGGGGAAGGAATTAGGCGTGGAGGGCAGGTTGCGACGATAA